The segment TCATGAGATTGATGTAATTCAAAAAATTTGTAACCGCGTTGTGGTTATGGAACATGGAAAGCTTATAGAGAGCGGCTCCGTACTTGAGGTGTTTAGTAAACCTAAACATGAAACAACTAAACGATTTGTACGTACTGTAATTCCTGATGAAATTCCATCAACAGTGAAACATACTTTGGCTTGTGATAAAAGGCCATATACAATTCTTAAGATGCACTTTTTAGGAAATAATACGACCGATAATGTTCTATATCATATTAATAAAATATTTGATTTGGAAACAAGTGTATTATTCGCTACCGTAACAGAGCTAGAGCATACAGTACTTGGTATTTTTATTGTTCAGTTTATTGGCGACGATCTTGAGGTGGGCAAGGTGAAAGAGTATCTTGTGACACAAGGTATTGAATGGCAGGAGGTGACACTATAATGGACTTCTTCATGCAAGAACTTGGTGTTCCAGGTTCGCAGTTATTACTAGCTGCAGAACAAACATTATACATGGTGTTCCTATCTCTATTCATTGGTACCGTACTAGGGCTGATTATCGCAGTGACACTGGTGGTAACAAATCCGAATGGTATTGTTAAAAATAGCATTGTTTACACCATTACAAATACAATTGTTAATATTGTGCGTTCCGTCCCATTTATCATCTTGATGGTGTTTATCTTACCGTTGACTAAGATGATTGTTGGTACTCGGGTTGGTACAACGGCGGCCATCGTACCGCTTGTTATATTCATTGCGCCTTATCTTGCGCGACTCTTTGAAAACTCTATTTTAGAGGTTAATAAAGGCATTATCGAGGCTGCACAATCGATGGGGGCATCCCATTTTGAAGTGATTTGGCATTTCCTTTTACCAGAGGCAAAGGGTTCACTTATCTTATCTATTACGACCGGTACTATTGGTCTAATCGGTGCTACTGCTATGGCTGGTGCTATTGGTGCAGGTGGTGTAGGTGATTTGGCTCTCACCTATGGTTATGAACGGTTGAATTTCCCATTGATGCTATTTACCGTTGTTATTTTAATTATTTTTGTTCAAATTATTCAAACAATAGGTAACTACTTTGCACGTCGTGCGCGTCGTTCCTGATTTGATGACATAGATTTTGGTTATATTGATTGTGAAAGTATAGGAGAATGTACTATGAAATTTAAGAAACTTCTTGCCCTCGGTGCGGCATTAGTATTTAGCGTAGCTTTTATCGCAGGCTGCGGCTCAAACAATAGCGATAATGGTGCTAAAAAAGAATTATCCTATAGTAAGTCTCAAGGTCCTTACTCTGAATTGTTTGAAAAAGGTGTAAAACCAATTTTGGAAAAACAAGGCTATACCTTTAAAGGTGTAGATATGTCTGACTTGGTACAAGCGGACCAAGTGTTGAGCGATGGTGAAGTAGATTTCAACGTTGAACAACATACAGCATATATGAAAAACTTTAATGAAAAGCAAAATGGTCATCTTGTAGCGTTGACTCCAATTCCAACTGTACCAGCAGGTATCTTTAGCGGTTCCAAAACATCTTTAGACCAAGTGGCAGATGGTGATACTATTGCGGTACCAAATGATGCATCTAACATGGCACGTGCCTATGCGTTATTGCAAAAAATCGGTTGGATTAAACTTGATCCAAATAAAGATTTAGCGACAGTAACACAAGCAGACATTATTGAAAACCCTAAACATCTTAAATTTACAGAAATGAAATCCCTTACAATTCCTTCTGTACGTACTGACTTCGATTATATCGTTATTACAGGCGCTATTATCTATAATGCAAAAATTGATCCTAAATCTGCATTGGCAAATGAAGATGTACTACCACAATGGTTACTACAAGTCGTAGTTAACGAGAAAAATAAAGATGCACAATGGGCAAAAGACATCGTAGCAGCTTACCACTCTCAAGAATTCAAAGACTACATGCAGAAAAATAATAACGGACTATGGTTCGTACCAAAAGGTGAATAGAATATATAAAACATGCTTAGTTGATGTATAAAAAAGAACCACTGATAAGTTGTAGCTTATCAGTGGTTCTTTTTGTCGTTTGCGGAACTATGTAAGGATAATTTTAAACCTGATTTTAAAAGGCTCGAGAGGTCTTTGTTCTATACGCTCATACCCGCAGCATAGTTTGCGTATAGTTCTTTATAGTGACCACCGCACTCTATCAGTTCTTGGTGTGTCCCTTGTTCTACAATGGTGCCGTTTTCTACAACTAGTAGGAAATCGGCATTTTTTATTGTTGATAAGCGATGGGCGATAACGATACTAGTTCGACCTTTGAGAAGGGTGTTCATGGCTTTTTGAACCTCCACCTCGGTGCGGGTATCTACGTTAGCCGTTGCTTCGTCGAGGATAAGAATACTAGGGTCTGCCAAGAAGGCACGAGCGATGGTAATCAATTGGCGTTGACCTTGAGATAGGTCATCACCACCTTGTTTGAGCACTGTATCATAACCATTTGGCAAGGTACGGATAAAGTGATCTGCCATGGCTAGCTTTGCTACATATTCGATTTCCTGACGAGTAGCATTTGGCTTACCGTAGCCGATGTTATCAGCAATAGTGCCTGTGAAAATCCATGCATCTTGCAATACCATGCCTACCGTATTATGTAAGCTTTCACGAGATACATCACGAATGTCGATACCATCAATGGTGATGCAGCCTTTCATAATATCGTAAAAGCGCATGATGAGGTTCACCAAGGTTGATTTACCAGCACCTGTAGGGCCTACAATGGCTACCATGGATCCACCAGGAATATGAATGTTGATATCCCTCATAAACACATTGGATGGTGTATAGCCAAAATCAACATGTTCAAAGTCGATAGTGCCTGTATGCGTTATAGGATTCGAGGTATTAGCTATTATAGAGGAATCCGAGTCAATTGTATCTGTGTTAATAGGGGATTTACTATTAGATAACACGAGTTTTCCATTATCGATTTCAGATGGTGTATCTATGACTTCATAAATACGGCCTAGGGCGGCGGCAGTTTCTTGAAATTTTGTCATGATATAGGAGCTGCGAGATAGAGGATCCGATACTTGTCCTACATAGAGGAAGAAGGCCTGGATATCACCGATAGAAATGGACCCACGCAACACCATGAGGCCCCCTTGAATAGCGACGAGGCAATAGGTGAATTGATTTAGAAATTTTACAAGAGGTTCTACGAGCTGACTGGTAAAAGCAGCGCTTCGCATACTTTTAAATAGATTTTCATTCAGCACCTGTGCTTGATTCGTCGTAGTATCTTCTAGGCTAAAGGTTTGAATGATTGGTTTTCCTACAACGATTTCTTCAATGCCACTATTGAAAGCGCCTAAGGCATTCTGATTTCTAAGGTACACGCGGCGCGCTCGTTTAGATAGCCACGTTAAGCATACGATGCCGACCAGTATAATACCGATAATGGAGGCCCCTAATATAGGGCTAATCCAAAGCATCATAGCAGTAGCACCAATAATGCCGATAATGGCGGATACGAGGCCTGGTACACCTCTACCGATTGTTTCTGCTACAGTATCTAAATCAGACGTAAGGCGGCTTAATAAATCGCCCCGCTGGTGATCGTGAAAGTACTCGATAGGCAATGAGTATAAATGAGTACTCATGCGTGTACGTAAAGCGAGTACTGTCTTTGAACCGATAGAGGCCATCACGTATTCCCCAAAGTAGGTGAATAAGGCATGCCCACTATAGATGGCAATAAGCCAGAGGATGATTGTATCAATAGAGGTAAAGATAGTATTGATATCTTGATCTGTTTGTAATCCACTAACAATAGCATCTACCACTTTACCAAGTAACACTGGAGCGGAGACCTCAAATATAGCCGCAGTAATAAGTGCTAAGATGAGGAGCGCAAGCCAGCCCCATTGGCTTTTAGATTCGATTAGGAAACGACGTAATGGGCTCATGCTGTCACCTCCTGAGATGCTAAAATCTGTTGATATACAGTAGAGGTAGTTGCTAGCTCGTCATGTGTACCATATCCTGCAACTTGACCCCTGTTGATGATTAGAATATGGTCTGCTTTTTTTGCGGCACTTACCTTTTGCTCCACAGAAATGAGGGCTGGCCGATTGTCCTTTTGTAACTCCTCATGTAGCGCTGTACGAACAGCACGTTCTGTAGTGCCGTCTAGGGCGGAAAAGCTATCGTCGAATATGAATAAATCAGGTTTACGCACTAAGGCTCTAGCCATGGCAAGGCGTTGCCGTTGACCACCAGATAGATTGGTACCACCTTGAGAAACCGTATACTGGTAACCACCGTCGAGACGATTGATAAACTCATCTGCCTTAGCCAAGTGGCATGCATTTTCTACATCTTCTACAGACAGTACTTGTCCTGATGCGGCTCCATATCGAACGTTCATATCGATAGTTCCGGTAAACAAATAAGCCTTTTGCGGTACATAGCCAATATGAGCGCGCAAGTCATCTACATTCCAATCATAAATGGATTTACCTTTAAAGAGAATATCTCCAGATTCAATAGAGAAGAGGCGAGGGATGAGGTTGGTGATTGTACTTTTACCGGAACCGATATCGCCCATAATCGCTAAAGTTTCGCCATGATATACCTTAAAGGAGATATTTTCAAGCGCAGGGGATTCAGCATTGTCGTAACGGAATGTAACGTTGCGGAATTCCAAAAGTGGGGTATTATCGGTTGCGGTTGCAGTTGCGGTTGCGGTTGCCATAGCCGTAGAGTTTTGGTAGCTTCCTTGATTGGTAGAATGCTTAGTAGATTGAGACATTGAATTTGTAATACTACTAGCATATGGTTCAGGGAAAGTATCTGTATTTTCGTGTTCTAATAACTCACGAATACGAGCGTAGCACACGATAGCTTCCGGGATGTCGATGATTACGAATATGGCCATGAGCATGCTCAATAGGATGAGGTTTGCATACTCGATAACGGCCATGATATCACCAACTTGTAGGGCGCCCATGCTGACATTGTAGCCGCCGAACCAGAGAATAGCTACGGTACTCATATTAAATAGAATGAGTATCGTCGGTAAACCGATGGCAAAGGTTTGGCGCAGTTTTTTGTTCAGTCGGGCGGACTCTGAAAAAATAACAATTTCCTTGTCGTTTTCGTAGGTTCTCCTATTGAAAGCTCTGATAACAGGCATACCTACGATATGATCTCGGACTAGATCAGTAATATCATCTAGCTTTAATTGTATAGCTTTGATAATTGGCAAGGCGCGACTTTCAATAAAGATAATGGTAAGTATCATGCAAGCCATAACGGCAAGGATGACGAGACCTAGTTGCCAGCTCTTATAGAAGGTAAGTCCTAGACCGACGCAAATCATGAGTGGCATAGGGAGGATCATATTTAAACCTTCTCCGAGAACAGATTGAATTTTTTCTACGTCCCTGCTTGTGCGCATCAATATAGTGCCGGTACCAAAGTGCGTAAAGTCACGGAGTGAAAAGCATTGTAATGCTTTTACTAGATCGTCACGCAATACCTTGCCTACAGATGCTGAGATATGAGCACTCATAGCAACGCCTAGAATAGCGGATAGGACGGTTAGTAGTGCCACAACAAGCATGTTTATGCTAGAGCTGGTAATCATCTCTAGGTCGCCTTTGAGGACACCATCATTGATGATGGTTGCCGTTAATGTTGGTATATATAATGTGCCTGCCACGGTGAGTAAGGAAAGAAGCGATACTATGGCAGCAGGAAACCATAAGGGTTTTATATAATGCATAAATGGTTTCATGTGAATCCTTTTGATAAATCAATAATTTTTGATATTTATATTATATTGCATAAAATTAAAATTATCTAGTAGGATGAAATTTATTACTAAAAGTTTATTATCAATTAATAAGTGTTATGATTAAGTTTATATCATCTTATTAAAATTTTTGATATACTAAATAGGCATTTTTTTTTGTAATTTTTGTTTTGAAGTAGTAAGGAGAGTTTCTAATGAAGTTGAATTGGAAATTATTCGCACCGCTTGTAGTAGCTATTATTGTATGGCTCATCGGTGCTCCTGAAGGTCTTAGCGCAAATTCTTGGATTTATGTAAGTATTTTCGCTGGCCTCGTGGTAGGGTTGATTTTAGAACCAATGCCACCAGCTTTCATCGGTATCATTGCTGTTACCGTGTCTATGTTGTTTAAGGTTGGTCCTGCCCCTGTGGTAGATAAAGCAACCGGTGTCGCTAAGGCGATTACTGATGCGCAAGCTATCAGCTGGGGCCTTAGTGGTTTCTCTAATGCCATCGTATGGTTGATCTTTGCCGCTTTCATGATTGGTATTGGTTATGAAAACTCTGGCCTTGGTCGTCGTATTGCTTTGTTCCTTGTAGCAAAGCTTGGTAAGTCTTCCTTAGGTCTTGGTTATGCCATTGCTATTACGGACCTTGTGTTGGCTCCATTTATTCCAAGTAATGCGGCTCGTTCTGGTGGTACGATTTATCCAATCGTATCTAGTATTTGTCCGATGTTTGATTCCTATCCAGATAAGAACCCTCGTAAAATTGGTTCTTATTTGAACTGGGTAGCGTTGGCAACTACATGTGTATCTAGCTCTATCTTCTTGACTGGTGCAGCGCCAAATCCATTGGCTCTAGAATTGTCTGCTAAATCTGGTATCGTAGCGGCGAACTGGGGCACATGGTTCCTCGCATTCTTGCCAGTAGGCCTTATCTTGTTCATCATCACTCCATTGTTGACCTATGTATTCTGCAAGCCAGAGGTAAAAGGTTCCCCTGAAATTGCAGCCTGGGCAAAGGATGAGTACAAGAAACTAGGTTCCATGACACGCAGTGAAATCTTCATGGCCTTAATTTCTGTATTGGCTCTTGTGTTGTGGATTGGTGCTTCTACATTCAAAGTAAACCCAACTACAACGGCTTTAATTGTTATTATCTTGATGATTTTCACTAAGATTATGACATGGCAAGACTTCCTTGCTAACAAACCAGCATGGAACGTTTTGACTTGGTTCGCTACACTCGTACCAATGGCTGCTGGCCTTAAAAACGTAGGCTTCTTAGACTGGCTTGCTAAATCTGCAGGTGGTTCTTTAGTTTCTTTAGATCCTACAATGGCAGTTCTTGGTTTATTGTTAGCATTCTGCTTGCTTCGTTACTTCTTTGCTTCCGGCACTGCTTATGTAACAGCTATGGTAGGCTTGTTTGCAACTCTAATTCTTCAAATTCCTGGTGTTGATCCAGCTCAAGTTATGTTAATTCTTTTAGTACCGATGGGTATTATGGGTATCCTTACACCATATGGTACTGGTCACAGCCCAATTTGGTTTGCTAGTGGCTATAACAAAGGTCCTGAATTCTGGAAATTAGGCGCTATCTTTGGGATTATCTATCTTGCGATCTTTATCGTGGTGGGTATTCCATGGATTCAGTTCGTAATGCCACTTTTAGGATAAAGTGCTCCGCCGCATTGTATCTCCTTGCGCTCCATTCGCTGCAAGTCGCTTAGTAGATACAATGCGGCTTCTTTTTATCCTAAAATGGCAATACTCACTTCTGAAAACGCAAATCGCTGGACAGACATATGGCGGCTTCTTCTATCTTAAAATGGCATAGCTCACTTCAAGAGGGCAAGTCGCTTAGTAGATACAATGCGGCTTCTTTTTATCCTGAAATGGCAATACTCACTTCAAAGGGCAAGTCGCTGGATAGACATATGGCGGCTTTTTCTATCTTAAAATGGCAATACTTCACAAAACTCGACAAATCTAAAAAATTAAATATAATAGTGATATGATAGTAAATTTCTTATCTAGATTACTGGTGGAGGTGTTTATTATTATGTCTGCTTCAGAGCGTGTGGTGCAGTCGATTTTATATGAGCTTGGTTGTATTTTAATTGGTTGTTTGGTAATGCAGTTTGTTCCGCATGATGGACAGCCTTTTGTATTGATGGTTATTTTTTCCTTGCTAGCTATGGTTTGGAATTTTGTATTTAACTGGATTTTTGATAAATTAGTACCAGGTGATCGATTAGCACGAGGCCCAATTATCCGCACAATCCATGCCGTATTGTTTGAAGGTCTATTTATGCTTGCTACTGTACCGATTATTATGTACATGATGCAGATGAGCTTTTGGATGGCTTTTATGACGGATATAACGATGACATTGGTTATCTTAGGTTATACGTATGTGTATAATTGGGTATATGATCGAGCGCGTCTATATTTTGTAGAGGCTTAATTTGAAATATGAGGTGGGTACCTCTTGTGAAATCTATATCGTATAGTAGGAGGTTCTTATGTCTACAAAGTCTATTACGGGCACAGGTCTATTGTTGGCCGTAGCCTTATTGGCGCAAAGCTTGCGTCTCATTTTCCCATTTATTCCTAACCAGGTGAGTATGTTCCTCATCGGTTCTATTACATCTGCTACGTTTGTACTAGCCACATGGCGACATGGTTGGAAAAATGGTCTTGTTATTGCTTGGATTGCACCAGTAGTAGCACATTTACAAGGCATGTTGCCGTTGCCACCGTTTATTTTGATTACCGCCCTTGGCACGACAGCCTATGTATTCGTAGCGCACTGGTTACAACATAAACCAAAGGCTTTGCTTATCATCGTGGCGGCCTTGGTAAAAGCAGGTGTTCTCTTTGGAGGATATTCTTTGTTCTTTTCACTATTCCAATTCCCACCAAAGATTGTAAATACTATGTTATTTGTATCTAGTTGGCCTCAATTGGTAACATCTTCTTTGGGCATTATTTTGGCTCTACTTATTACAAAACGTACTAAAAATTAGTCTAACTTAACTTATAGTTATGGCAAGCCATTCAAAATAGATATGACTTTTTAAGGGCACTCATACAGTATGAGTGCCCATTTTTATTGACCTTAGTCATTGTCTACTTTACAATTAACATATTGTATACAAATATGAGGAGTTGATTGGAATGAAATTTAATACAAAATGTGTTCACGGCAGTGGCAAGCCAGATAGTACTGGTGCAATTTCCCCTGCAATTTATATGTCTAGTACATTTTCTCATCCACAGTTGGGTGATACAACAGGTTATCAATATACGCGTGAGTCTAATCCGACGCGCGACCGCTTGGAACAATTGATTGCAGGCCTTGAAGAAGGTACGGATGCATTAGCATTCTCCTCTGGTATGGCCGCAGTGGATGCAGTATTCCATCTATTCTCCCCTGGAGACCATATCATTTTAGGTGATGACTTATATGGTGGCTCTATCCGTATGTTCACAAATATTTACGAACAAAATGGCATAGAATTTACATATGTAGGTACCTCTGATCTTGATGCGGTGAAAGCTGCTTTCAAACCGAATACAAAGGCTGTATATATTGAAACACCAACAAATCCTATGATGGAGATTACCGATATTCGCGCTCTCTGCGCGTTAGTCCATGAGCGTAATGCGCTTGTAATCATCGACAATACATTCTTGAGCCCATATTTCCAAAAACCTTTAACGTTGGGTGCAGATATTGTCGTTCATAGTGGTACAAAATTCATCGGTGGTCATCACGATGTAATTTCTGGTTTCACCATTGTAAAAGACGATGAATTGGCTGCGAAATTGCGCTTAACATACAAAACCGTAGGTGCTTGTTTGTCCGCTATGGATAGCTGGCTCGTAATTCGCGGCATTAAAACATTGGCCCTTCGTATGGAGCAACACCAAAAGAATGCCATTGCTCTTGCGGAATGGCTCAAAACACAACCTAAGGTTACTAAAGTATTGTTCCCAGGTCTTCCTGAACATCCAGGCTATGAAATTAATAAAGCCCAAACGACTGGTTTTGGCGGCATGTTGTCCTTTGAAGTAGATAGCGAAGAAACG is part of the Veillonella nakazawae genome and harbors:
- a CDS encoding ABC transporter ATP-binding protein → MKPFMHYIKPLWFPAAIVSLLSLLTVAGTLYIPTLTATIINDGVLKGDLEMITSSSINMLVVALLTVLSAILGVAMSAHISASVGKVLRDDLVKALQCFSLRDFTHFGTGTILMRTSRDVEKIQSVLGEGLNMILPMPLMICVGLGLTFYKSWQLGLVILAVMACMILTIIFIESRALPIIKAIQLKLDDITDLVRDHIVGMPVIRAFNRRTYENDKEIVIFSESARLNKKLRQTFAIGLPTILILFNMSTVAILWFGGYNVSMGALQVGDIMAVIEYANLILLSMLMAIFVIIDIPEAIVCYARIRELLEHENTDTFPEPYASSITNSMSQSTKHSTNQGSYQNSTAMATATATATATDNTPLLEFRNVTFRYDNAESPALENISFKVYHGETLAIMGDIGSGKSTITNLIPRLFSIESGDILFKGKSIYDWNVDDLRAHIGYVPQKAYLFTGTIDMNVRYGAASGQVLSVEDVENACHLAKADEFINRLDGGYQYTVSQGGTNLSGGQRQRLAMARALVRKPDLFIFDDSFSALDGTTERAVRTALHEELQKDNRPALISVEQKVSAAKKADHILIINRGQVAGYGTHDELATTSTVYQQILASQEVTA
- a CDS encoding MetQ/NlpA family ABC transporter substrate-binding protein — protein: MKFKKLLALGAALVFSVAFIAGCGSNNSDNGAKKELSYSKSQGPYSELFEKGVKPILEKQGYTFKGVDMSDLVQADQVLSDGEVDFNVEQHTAYMKNFNEKQNGHLVALTPIPTVPAGIFSGSKTSLDQVADGDTIAVPNDASNMARAYALLQKIGWIKLDPNKDLATVTQADIIENPKHLKFTEMKSLTIPSVRTDFDYIVITGAIIYNAKIDPKSALANEDVLPQWLLQVVVNEKNKDAQWAKDIVAAYHSQEFKDYMQKNNNGLWFVPKGE
- a CDS encoding trans-sulfuration enzyme family protein; translated protein: MKFNTKCVHGSGKPDSTGAISPAIYMSSTFSHPQLGDTTGYQYTRESNPTRDRLEQLIAGLEEGTDALAFSSGMAAVDAVFHLFSPGDHIILGDDLYGGSIRMFTNIYEQNGIEFTYVGTSDLDAVKAAFKPNTKAVYIETPTNPMMEITDIRALCALVHERNALVIIDNTFLSPYFQKPLTLGADIVVHSGTKFIGGHHDVISGFTIVKDDELAAKLRLTYKTVGACLSAMDSWLVIRGIKTLALRMEQHQKNAIALAEWLKTQPKVTKVLFPGLPEHPGYEINKAQTTGFGGMLSFEVDSEETAKKVLEGIELIQFAESLGGTESLLTYPVTQTHPDLKPEDAERKGITRRLLRLSVGIEDTDDLIADLEQAFNK
- a CDS encoding DASS family sodium-coupled anion symporter gives rise to the protein MKLNWKLFAPLVVAIIVWLIGAPEGLSANSWIYVSIFAGLVVGLILEPMPPAFIGIIAVTVSMLFKVGPAPVVDKATGVAKAITDAQAISWGLSGFSNAIVWLIFAAFMIGIGYENSGLGRRIALFLVAKLGKSSLGLGYAIAITDLVLAPFIPSNAARSGGTIYPIVSSICPMFDSYPDKNPRKIGSYLNWVALATTCVSSSIFLTGAAPNPLALELSAKSGIVAANWGTWFLAFLPVGLILFIITPLLTYVFCKPEVKGSPEIAAWAKDEYKKLGSMTRSEIFMALISVLALVLWIGASTFKVNPTTTALIVIILMIFTKIMTWQDFLANKPAWNVLTWFATLVPMAAGLKNVGFLDWLAKSAGGSLVSLDPTMAVLGLLLAFCLLRYFFASGTAYVTAMVGLFATLILQIPGVDPAQVMLILLVPMGIMGILTPYGTGHSPIWFASGYNKGPEFWKLGAIFGIIYLAIFIVVGIPWIQFVMPLLG
- a CDS encoding methionine ABC transporter permease, translating into MDFFMQELGVPGSQLLLAAEQTLYMVFLSLFIGTVLGLIIAVTLVVTNPNGIVKNSIVYTITNTIVNIVRSVPFIILMVFILPLTKMIVGTRVGTTAAIVPLVIFIAPYLARLFENSILEVNKGIIEAAQSMGASHFEVIWHFLLPEAKGSLILSITTGTIGLIGATAMAGAIGAGGVGDLALTYGYERLNFPLMLFTVVILIIFVQIIQTIGNYFARRARRS
- a CDS encoding ECF transporter S component, producing MSTKSITGTGLLLAVALLAQSLRLIFPFIPNQVSMFLIGSITSATFVLATWRHGWKNGLVIAWIAPVVAHLQGMLPLPPFILITALGTTAYVFVAHWLQHKPKALLIIVAALVKAGVLFGGYSLFFSLFQFPPKIVNTMLFVSSWPQLVTSSLGIILALLITKRTKN
- a CDS encoding PACE efflux transporter gives rise to the protein MSASERVVQSILYELGCILIGCLVMQFVPHDGQPFVLMVIFSLLAMVWNFVFNWIFDKLVPGDRLARGPIIRTIHAVLFEGLFMLATVPIIMYMMQMSFWMAFMTDITMTLVILGYTYVYNWVYDRARLYFVEA
- a CDS encoding ABC transporter ATP-binding protein; this translates as MSPLRRFLIESKSQWGWLALLILALITAAIFEVSAPVLLGKVVDAIVSGLQTDQDINTIFTSIDTIILWLIAIYSGHALFTYFGEYVMASIGSKTVLALRTRMSTHLYSLPIEYFHDHQRGDLLSRLTSDLDTVAETIGRGVPGLVSAIIGIIGATAMMLWISPILGASIIGIILVGIVCLTWLSKRARRVYLRNQNALGAFNSGIEEIVVGKPIIQTFSLEDTTTNQAQVLNENLFKSMRSAAFTSQLVEPLVKFLNQFTYCLVAIQGGLMVLRGSISIGDIQAFFLYVGQVSDPLSRSSYIMTKFQETAAALGRIYEVIDTPSEIDNGKLVLSNSKSPINTDTIDSDSSIIANTSNPITHTGTIDFEHVDFGYTPSNVFMRDINIHIPGGSMVAIVGPTGAGKSTLVNLIMRFYDIMKGCITIDGIDIRDVSRESLHNTVGMVLQDAWIFTGTIADNIGYGKPNATRQEIEYVAKLAMADHFIRTLPNGYDTVLKQGGDDLSQGQRQLITIARAFLADPSILILDEATANVDTRTEVEVQKAMNTLLKGRTSIVIAHRLSTIKNADFLLVVENGTIVEQGTHQELIECGGHYKELYANYAAGMSV